One window from the genome of Oryza glaberrima chromosome 3, OglaRS2, whole genome shotgun sequence encodes:
- the LOC127765272 gene encoding probable mediator of RNA polymerase II transcription subunit 26b translates to MAAPPTPTPSPSPSLDYWRGFFSGARASIFDAIDAAIRVAAADHPDALRARRDGIAERLYTALVVLPPPPPAARAPVPAVAAAEAATRADRRLLLPDAARGVPSLCSSDRAEAVVTDDDDGAAAAVAPRGDCHDRVATEAFRVKAALSNAQEKTEAELLELLRALQQLEFTVDAIRVTEIGTAVKPLRKHGSKQIRQLVRSLIDGWKAVVNDWVNNGGAIVDHTPQSMDGSCLEQEEGGLPSPPMDEAAFFATPCTSIQLSEFFDEMDDDGNIRTNGEESAQQHYPANQEPAKKQLPMGQRYDPEQNWKLDQSAMRQSQPYEPSNWQKKQQSVTGARQRPSAAAHGPWTPQKMHLEPKFSEMRPKQQQDTSVAQRRPKPTMADQLSSQVDQNSVQVNAKLEATKRMLQEGYQEFNNAKKQRTIQVVDPQDLPKQRNRNLQPSCKPRNSSSNSLRNRLGIRR, encoded by the exons atggcggcgccgccgacgccgacgccgtcgccgtcgccgtcgctggacTACTGGCGCGGGTTCTTCAGCGGGGCGCGCGCCAGCATCTTCGacgccatcgacgccgccatccgcgtcgccgccgccgaccacccggacgccctccgcgcgcgccgcgacgGCATCGCCGAGCGCCTCTACACCGCGCTCgtcgtcctcccgccgccgccgccggcggcgcgggcgccggtgcccgccgtcgccgccgcggaggcggcgacgcgggcggaCCGGCGGTTGCTCCTCCCCGACGCCGCGCGCGGCGTCCCTAGCCTGTGCAGCTCCGACCGCGCCGAGGCCGTCGtcacggacgacgacgacggcgccgccgcggccgtcgctccccgcggtgactgccacgACCGCGTCGCCACCGAGGCGTTCCGCGTCAAGGCCGCCCTCTCCAACGCCCAAGAGAAG ACGGAGGCCGAGCTGCTCGAGTTGCTCCGTGCTCTGCAGCAGCTGGAATTCACGGTGGACGCCATCAGG GTCACTGAGATTGGAACAGCCGTGAAGCCTCTGCGGAAGCATGGTTCAAAGCAGATTCGGCAACTCGTCCGATCGCTCATTGA TGGTTGGAAGGCTGTAGTTAATGATTGGGTGAACAATGGAGGTGCTATTGTAG ATCATACTCCACAGTCGATGGACGGTTCTTGCTTGGAGCAGGAAGAAGGAGGGTTGCCTTCCCCTCCCATGGATGAGGCTGCTTTCTTCGCCACACCGTGTACTTCCATCCAGTTATCTGAG TTCTTCGATGAAATGGATGATGATGGAA ACATTAGAACCAACGGCGAAGAGAGCGCGCAACAACATTATCCTGCAAACCAAGAGCCTGCCAAGAAGCAGCTTCCCATGGGCCAAAGGTATGATCCAGAACAAAACTGGAAGCTTGACCAGTCTGCGATGAGGCAGTCGCAGCCATATGAGCCTTCCAATTGGCAAAAGAAGCAGCAATCCGTCACCGGGGCACGACAGAGGCCGTCAGCTGCAGCACATGGTCCCTGGACGCCTCAGAAGATGCATCTTGAACCGAAATTTTCAGAAATGCGACCTAAGCAGCAACAAGATACCTCTGTGGCTCAAAGAAGACCGAAACCAACTATGGCTGAT CAACTGTCAAGTCAGGTCGATCAAAATTCAGTTCAGGTGAATGCCAAGCTTGAGGCTACAAAACGGATGCTTCAAGAAGGTTACCAAGAATTCAATAATG CAAAGAAACAGCGAACAATTCAAGTGGTAGATCCGCAAGACCTGCCGAAGCAAAGGAACCGAAACCTACAACCCAGTTGCAAGCCAAGGAACAGCTCCAGCAACAGCTTGCGGAATCGGCTAGGCATCCGTCGCTGA